In Ovis canadensis isolate MfBH-ARS-UI-01 breed Bighorn chromosome 3, ARS-UI_OviCan_v2, whole genome shotgun sequence, one DNA window encodes the following:
- the HAAO gene encoding 3-hydroxyanthranilate 3,4-dioxygenase isoform X2: MLINQAANRWPGRGAPLRQSGGHAQECGSRGTMERPVRVKAWVEENRGSFLPPVCNKLLHQKQLKIMFVGGPNTRKDYHIEEGEEVFYQLEGDMLLRILERGKHRDVVIRQGEIFLLPAGVPHSPQRFANTVGLVIERRRLKTELDGLRFFSSEQYRTGKPNPDQLLKEPPFPLSTRSVMEPMCLEAWLDGHRKELQAGIPLSLFGDTYESQVMIHGQGSSKGLRRDVDVWLWQLEGSSVVTMEGQRLSLTPDDSLLVPAGTLYGWERGQGSVALSVTQDPACKKSLG, encoded by the exons ATGCTTATTAACCAGGCGGCCAATAGGTGGCCGGGCAGAGGCGCGCCCCTTCGACAGAGCGGAGGACACGCTCAGGAGTGCGGATCCCGGGGCACCATGGAGCGCCCAGTGAGAGTGAAGGCGTGGGTGGAGGAGAACCGGGGCTCCTTCCTGCCCCCGGTCTGCAACAAGCTCCT GCACCAGAAGCAGCTCAAAATCATGTTCGTGGGGGGTCCCAACACCAGGAAGGACTACCACATCGAGGAGGGTGAGGAG GTATTTTACCAGCTGGAGGGGGACATGCTTCTCCGAATCCTGGAGCGAGGGAAACACCGGGATGTGGTCATTCGGCAGGGAGAG ATCTTCCTCCTGCCTGCTGGGGTCCCCCACTCACCGCAGAGGTTTGCCAACACAGTGGGGCTGGTGATTGAGCGGAGGCGGCTGAAAACAGAACTAGATGGGCTCAG GTTCTTCAGCTCTGAGCAGTACAGAACGGGAAAGCCCAACCCTG ACCAGCTGCTCAAGGAACCACCATTCCCCCTGAGCACACGATCCGTCATGGAGCCCATGTGCCTGGAGGCCTGGCTGGATGGCCACCGCAAGGAGCTGCAGGCAGGCATACCCCTCAGCTTGTTTGGGGACACCTATGAGAGCCAG GTGATGATCCACGGACAAGGCAGCAGCAAAGGCCTGAGACGGGACGTGGACGTGTGGCTGTGGCAGCTG GAGGGCTCCTCAGTGGTGACGATGGAGGGACAGCGCCTGAGCCTGACCCCTGATGACAGCCTCCTGGTGCCAGCTGGGACTCT GTATGGCTGGGAGCGAGGGCAAGGCTCCGTGGCCCTATCTGTGACCCAGGATCCCGCCTGCAAGAAGTCCCTGGGATGA
- the HAAO gene encoding 3-hydroxyanthranilate 3,4-dioxygenase isoform X1 gives MLINQAANRWPGRGAPLRQSGGHAQECGSRGTMERPVRVKAWVEENRGSFLPPVCNKLLHQKQLKIMFVGGPNTRKDYHIEEGEEVFYQLEGDMLLRILERGKHRDVVIRQGEIFLLPAGVPHSPQRFANTVGLVIERRRLKTELDGLRYYVGDTTDVLFEKWFYCEDLGTQLAPIIQEFFSSEQYRTGKPNPDQLLKEPPFPLSTRSVMEPMCLEAWLDGHRKELQAGIPLSLFGDTYESQVMIHGQGSSKGLRRDVDVWLWQLEGSSVVTMEGQRLSLTPDDSLLVPAGTLYGWERGQGSVALSVTQDPACKKSLG, from the exons ATGCTTATTAACCAGGCGGCCAATAGGTGGCCGGGCAGAGGCGCGCCCCTTCGACAGAGCGGAGGACACGCTCAGGAGTGCGGATCCCGGGGCACCATGGAGCGCCCAGTGAGAGTGAAGGCGTGGGTGGAGGAGAACCGGGGCTCCTTCCTGCCCCCGGTCTGCAACAAGCTCCT GCACCAGAAGCAGCTCAAAATCATGTTCGTGGGGGGTCCCAACACCAGGAAGGACTACCACATCGAGGAGGGTGAGGAG GTATTTTACCAGCTGGAGGGGGACATGCTTCTCCGAATCCTGGAGCGAGGGAAACACCGGGATGTGGTCATTCGGCAGGGAGAG ATCTTCCTCCTGCCTGCTGGGGTCCCCCACTCACCGCAGAGGTTTGCCAACACAGTGGGGCTGGTGATTGAGCGGAGGCGGCTGAAAACAGAACTAGATGGGCTCAG GTACTACGTAGGGGACACCACAGACGTCCTGTTTGAGAAGTGGTTCTACTGCGAGGACCTCGGCACGCAGTTGGCCCCCATCATCCAGGA GTTCTTCAGCTCTGAGCAGTACAGAACGGGAAAGCCCAACCCTG ACCAGCTGCTCAAGGAACCACCATTCCCCCTGAGCACACGATCCGTCATGGAGCCCATGTGCCTGGAGGCCTGGCTGGATGGCCACCGCAAGGAGCTGCAGGCAGGCATACCCCTCAGCTTGTTTGGGGACACCTATGAGAGCCAG GTGATGATCCACGGACAAGGCAGCAGCAAAGGCCTGAGACGGGACGTGGACGTGTGGCTGTGGCAGCTG GAGGGCTCCTCAGTGGTGACGATGGAGGGACAGCGCCTGAGCCTGACCCCTGATGACAGCCTCCTGGTGCCAGCTGGGACTCT GTATGGCTGGGAGCGAGGGCAAGGCTCCGTGGCCCTATCTGTGACCCAGGATCCCGCCTGCAAGAAGTCCCTGGGATGA
- the HAAO gene encoding 3-hydroxyanthranilate 3,4-dioxygenase isoform X4 yields MERPVRVKAWVEENRGSFLPPVCNKLLHQKQLKIMFVGGPNTRKDYHIEEGEEVFYQLEGDMLLRILERGKHRDVVIRQGEIFLLPAGVPHSPQRFANTVGLVIERRRLKTELDGLRFFSSEQYRTGKPNPDQLLKEPPFPLSTRSVMEPMCLEAWLDGHRKELQAGIPLSLFGDTYESQVMIHGQGSSKGLRRDVDVWLWQLEGSSVVTMEGQRLSLTPDDSLLVPAGTLYGWERGQGSVALSVTQDPACKKSLG; encoded by the exons ATGGAGCGCCCAGTGAGAGTGAAGGCGTGGGTGGAGGAGAACCGGGGCTCCTTCCTGCCCCCGGTCTGCAACAAGCTCCT GCACCAGAAGCAGCTCAAAATCATGTTCGTGGGGGGTCCCAACACCAGGAAGGACTACCACATCGAGGAGGGTGAGGAG GTATTTTACCAGCTGGAGGGGGACATGCTTCTCCGAATCCTGGAGCGAGGGAAACACCGGGATGTGGTCATTCGGCAGGGAGAG ATCTTCCTCCTGCCTGCTGGGGTCCCCCACTCACCGCAGAGGTTTGCCAACACAGTGGGGCTGGTGATTGAGCGGAGGCGGCTGAAAACAGAACTAGATGGGCTCAG GTTCTTCAGCTCTGAGCAGTACAGAACGGGAAAGCCCAACCCTG ACCAGCTGCTCAAGGAACCACCATTCCCCCTGAGCACACGATCCGTCATGGAGCCCATGTGCCTGGAGGCCTGGCTGGATGGCCACCGCAAGGAGCTGCAGGCAGGCATACCCCTCAGCTTGTTTGGGGACACCTATGAGAGCCAG GTGATGATCCACGGACAAGGCAGCAGCAAAGGCCTGAGACGGGACGTGGACGTGTGGCTGTGGCAGCTG GAGGGCTCCTCAGTGGTGACGATGGAGGGACAGCGCCTGAGCCTGACCCCTGATGACAGCCTCCTGGTGCCAGCTGGGACTCT GTATGGCTGGGAGCGAGGGCAAGGCTCCGTGGCCCTATCTGTGACCCAGGATCCCGCCTGCAAGAAGTCCCTGGGATGA
- the HAAO gene encoding 3-hydroxyanthranilate 3,4-dioxygenase isoform X3 codes for MERPVRVKAWVEENRGSFLPPVCNKLLHQKQLKIMFVGGPNTRKDYHIEEGEEVFYQLEGDMLLRILERGKHRDVVIRQGEIFLLPAGVPHSPQRFANTVGLVIERRRLKTELDGLRYYVGDTTDVLFEKWFYCEDLGTQLAPIIQEFFSSEQYRTGKPNPDQLLKEPPFPLSTRSVMEPMCLEAWLDGHRKELQAGIPLSLFGDTYESQVMIHGQGSSKGLRRDVDVWLWQLEGSSVVTMEGQRLSLTPDDSLLVPAGTLYGWERGQGSVALSVTQDPACKKSLG; via the exons ATGGAGCGCCCAGTGAGAGTGAAGGCGTGGGTGGAGGAGAACCGGGGCTCCTTCCTGCCCCCGGTCTGCAACAAGCTCCT GCACCAGAAGCAGCTCAAAATCATGTTCGTGGGGGGTCCCAACACCAGGAAGGACTACCACATCGAGGAGGGTGAGGAG GTATTTTACCAGCTGGAGGGGGACATGCTTCTCCGAATCCTGGAGCGAGGGAAACACCGGGATGTGGTCATTCGGCAGGGAGAG ATCTTCCTCCTGCCTGCTGGGGTCCCCCACTCACCGCAGAGGTTTGCCAACACAGTGGGGCTGGTGATTGAGCGGAGGCGGCTGAAAACAGAACTAGATGGGCTCAG GTACTACGTAGGGGACACCACAGACGTCCTGTTTGAGAAGTGGTTCTACTGCGAGGACCTCGGCACGCAGTTGGCCCCCATCATCCAGGA GTTCTTCAGCTCTGAGCAGTACAGAACGGGAAAGCCCAACCCTG ACCAGCTGCTCAAGGAACCACCATTCCCCCTGAGCACACGATCCGTCATGGAGCCCATGTGCCTGGAGGCCTGGCTGGATGGCCACCGCAAGGAGCTGCAGGCAGGCATACCCCTCAGCTTGTTTGGGGACACCTATGAGAGCCAG GTGATGATCCACGGACAAGGCAGCAGCAAAGGCCTGAGACGGGACGTGGACGTGTGGCTGTGGCAGCTG GAGGGCTCCTCAGTGGTGACGATGGAGGGACAGCGCCTGAGCCTGACCCCTGATGACAGCCTCCTGGTGCCAGCTGGGACTCT GTATGGCTGGGAGCGAGGGCAAGGCTCCGTGGCCCTATCTGTGACCCAGGATCCCGCCTGCAAGAAGTCCCTGGGATGA
- the OXER1 gene encoding oxoeicosanoid receptor 1 produces MGFPNLSHPSPLPSLSPSWLPLSLPSSPSSSSPSALTTALGSPGEATASCHPASSPIVSAILAPVLVMEFVLGLVGNSLAFFIFCLRTRPWTSSTMFLVSLVVADFLLILNLPLRVDYYFLHETWRFGDTACKVNLFMIATNRTASVVFLTAVALNRYLKVAWPHHALSRASVGGAARMAGGLWGSLLLLNGHLLLTTHSSGPCLSYQLGTRPSASLIWHQALFVVEFFLPLALILFAIVSITLTIRRRGLDGQAGPRRAVCILAAVVGVYTVCFLPSVVFGIASVVAFRLRACRALDVCSQLFHGSLAFTYLNSVLDPMLYCFSSPSFLCQARALLGLTQGWQGSDSDKSTHRAGHRSCSGKVAATRKLQVDVSEED; encoded by the coding sequence ATGGGCTTTCCTAACCTGAGccatccctctccccttccttctctctctccctcctggctccctctctccctcccttcctctccctcctcctcctctccctctgcccTGACCACTGCCTTGGGGTCACCTGGAGAGGCCACTGCTTCTTGCCACCCAGCCTCCTCCCCCATAGTGTCTGCCATCCTGGCGCCAGTCCTGGTTATGGAGTTTGTCCTGGGCCTGGTGGGGAACAGCCTGGCCTTCTTCATCTTCTGCTTGCGCACGAGGCCCTGGACGTCCAGCACCATGTTCCTGGTCAGCCTGGTGGTGGCGGACTTCCTCCTGATCCTCAACCTGCCCCTTCGTGTGGATTACTACTTCCTCCATGAGACCTGGCGCTTCGGGGACACCGCCTGCAAAGTCAACCTGTTCATGATCGCCACCAACCGCACGGCCAGCGTGGTCTTCCTCACGGCCGTGGCACTCAACCGCTACTTGAAGGTGGCCTGGCCACACCACGCGCTGAGCAGGGCCTCGGTTGGGGGCGCTGCCCGCATGGCTGGGGGTCTCTGGGGGTCACTCCTGCTCCTCAATGGGCACCTGCTCctgaccacccactccagcggGCCCTGCCTCAGTTACCAGCTGGGCACGAGACCCTCGGCCTCACTCATCTGGCACCAGGCCCTGTTCGTGGTGGAGTTCTTCCTGCCGCTGGCGCTCATCCTCTTTGCCATCGTGAGCATCACACTCACCATCCGCCGCCGCGGCCTGGACGGGCAGGCGGGCCCACGACGGGCTGTGTGCATCCTCGCCGCCGTGGTGGGAGTCTACACCGTCTGCTTCCTGCCTAGCGTGGTCTTCGGCATCGCCTCCGTCGTGGCCTTCCGCCTGCGTGCCTGCCGTGCCCTGGATGTCTGCTCGCAGCTCTTCCACGGCTCCCTGGCCTTCACCTACCTCAACAGCGTGCTCGACCCCATGCTCTACTGTTTCTCCAGCCCCAGCTTCCTCTGCCAGGCGCGGGCCCTGCTGGGCCTCACCCAGGGCTGGCAAGGCTCAGACAGCGACAAAAGCACCCACCGTGCCGGGCACAGGTCGTGCTCTGGGAAGGTGGCAGCCACAAGGAAGCTGCAGGTGGACGTCTCGGAGGAGGACTGA